The Nitrospira sp. region ATATGTTCCATGCAACGCTTTCAGCTGATAGTCGTTTGCCGACAGTTTCCCTATGCCGTGAGGACCGTATCTTTATCCTCCGGCGTCACCTTTCCTGCACCAGCCTGCTTCTTCTTCAACTCCGGTGGATCTTCCAGGAGCATCTCATGGTTGCAACCACCGGCCGGGATCATCGGATAACAATTCTCGTATGGGTACGTCGGCACATCGACAATGACAGGTTTATCGGTCGCCATGGCTTCTTTCAGGACGGCATCGAGGTCTCCGACCTTCTTGACCCGCAATCCCACTGCACCATAGGCTTCCGCCAGTTTCACGAAATCCGGAGTCGTACCAAGATCGCTCGACGCGTAGCGCCCTTCATAGAACAGGTCCTGCCATTGGCGAACCATGCCGTGAAAACCATTGTTCAAGATGATGATCTTCACCGGCAACTTACTGATGATCGCCGTGGCCATTTCCTGCATATTCATCTGAATGCTACCGTCTCCTGCGATACACAAGACCAGTCGGTTCCGGAACGCCGCTTGGGCCCCCATTGCGGCAGGGAATCCGAACCCCATCGTGCCAAGCCCGCCCGAGGTCAACCATCGATTTGGCTTTGCCAACTTGAAATACTGTGCGGCCCACATCTGATGTTGTCCGACATCAGTTGCCACAATCGGATCTCGATCCCTCGTCAATTCATAGAGCCGCTTCACCACCTGCTGCGGCTTGATCGGTCCATCTTGCTCTTGGTGATACGTCAAGGGATGAGCCTGCTGCCACTCGTGTATTTGATCCCACCAGGGCTTCCGAAGGTCCTTCTGTTCCCCATTCACCGTCGCACGCAGGATCTGGTTCAACTCCCGGAGCACCGTCTTACAGTCGCCCACAATCGGAATATCGACATTGATATTTTTCCGAATGGAAGTCGGATCGATATCGACATGAATCACTTTCGCATAAGGACAGAACTCCGCCACCTTCCCCGTCACTCGATCATCGAATCGCGCGCCAACGGCGATCACCAGATCGGAATAATGCATGGCCATGTTGGCTTCATAGGTGCCATGCATCCCCAGCATCCCCAGCGAGAGAGGATGCTCTCCAGGAAACACCCCGAGTCCCATCAGCGTCATGTCCACCGGAATGTGGGTCATCTCAGCCAATTCAAGCA contains the following coding sequences:
- the ilvB gene encoding biosynthetic-type acetolactate synthase large subunit; protein product: MKLTGAEIFIECLKREGVKTLFALPGGVVLKIFDTLHQQKDIEVILTRHEQGAGHMAEGYAKATGKAGVCLVTSGPGMTNVITALADAYMDSVPLVCFSGQVPTSLIGNDAFQEADNIGLSRPCTKYNFLVKDVNDLAATIKEAFYIATTGRPGPVLVDIPKDVSMAKAEFAYPNSVSIRGYNPTYEGNKWQIKQAAEAITKAKKPILYVGGGVGFSGASQELLELAEMTHIPVDMTLMGLGVFPGEHPLSLGMLGMHGTYEANMAMHYSDLVIAVGARFDDRVTGKVAEFCPYAKVIHVDIDPTSIRKNINVDIPIVGDCKTVLRELNQILRATVNGEQKDLRKPWWDQIHEWQQAHPLTYHQEQDGPIKPQQVVKRLYELTRDRDPIVATDVGQHQMWAAQYFKLAKPNRWLTSGGLGTMGFGFPAAMGAQAAFRNRLVLCIAGDGSIQMNMQEMATAIISKLPVKIIILNNGFHGMVRQWQDLFYEGRYASSDLGTTPDFVKLAEAYGAVGLRVKKVGDLDAVLKEAMATDKPVIVDVPTYPYENCYPMIPAGGCNHEMLLEDPPELKKKQAGAGKVTPEDKDTVLTA